A region of Streptomyces sp. R44 DNA encodes the following proteins:
- a CDS encoding IS110 family transposase, whose amino-acid sequence MSRIWAGIDSGKGHHHGLVLDAEGKTLLSRRVANDEPELLKLIGDVLDEADGREVTWAIDMTGGEPALLLALLVGHGQEILYMPGRLVNRASDGYRGEGKTDARDAYVIADQARMRRDLRPIRPGDEAAIELKLLTGRRSDLVEDRTRVVNRLRGTLLSMFPALERALDVTNTGPLRLLTGYQTPALIRRAGIARLTKWLAHRKVRNARVLAETAVEAAERQHTSVPGEKTIAKLVHTLAEEVMALNAQVSEMDKLIEGRFREHELADTLLSVPGIGSTLGAEFLAAVGGDLAEFDSPDALAAFAGVAPAPRDSGKVSGNLHRPITYHRRLQRVFYTSALVSVRYDPNSRKFYDRKRAEGKKHVQAVLALARRRVNVIWALIRDRRCYEVTPPVTTDA is encoded by the coding sequence ATGAGCCGGATATGGGCGGGGATCGACAGCGGCAAGGGCCACCATCACGGCCTCGTCCTGGACGCGGAAGGCAAGACGCTGCTGTCGCGGCGGGTCGCCAACGACGAGCCGGAGCTGCTGAAGCTGATAGGTGACGTCCTGGACGAGGCCGACGGCCGCGAGGTCACATGGGCGATTGACATGACCGGCGGTGAGCCGGCGCTGCTGCTGGCCCTCCTCGTCGGCCATGGTCAGGAGATCCTCTACATGCCCGGTCGTCTGGTGAACCGGGCTTCCGACGGTTACCGCGGCGAGGGCAAGACCGATGCCCGCGACGCCTACGTCATCGCCGATCAGGCCAGGATGCGCCGCGATCTGCGGCCCATCCGGCCCGGTGACGAAGCCGCCATCGAACTCAAGCTGCTGACCGGCCGCCGGTCCGACCTGGTCGAGGACCGCACCCGTGTCGTCAACCGCTTGCGCGGCACACTGCTGAGCATGTTCCCGGCCCTGGAACGGGCCCTGGACGTGACCAACACCGGCCCGCTCAGGCTGCTGACGGGCTACCAGACCCCGGCCTTGATCCGCCGCGCCGGCATCGCCCGGCTGACGAAGTGGCTGGCCCACCGCAAGGTCCGCAACGCGAGAGTTCTGGCCGAGACGGCGGTCGAGGCTGCCGAGCGGCAGCACACCTCCGTCCCCGGGGAGAAGACCATCGCGAAGCTGGTCCACACCCTGGCCGAGGAGGTGATGGCCCTCAACGCGCAGGTTTCCGAGATGGACAAGCTCATCGAGGGCCGGTTTCGCGAGCACGAGCTCGCCGACACACTCCTGAGCGTCCCCGGCATCGGATCGACCCTCGGTGCCGAGTTCCTCGCCGCCGTCGGCGGCGACCTGGCCGAGTTCGACTCCCCCGACGCCCTGGCGGCCTTCGCCGGCGTCGCCCCAGCACCGCGTGACTCGGGCAAGGTCAGCGGCAATCTCCACCGGCCGATCACCTACCACCGAAGACTCCAGCGGGTCTTCTACACCTCCGCCCTCGTCAGCGTCCGCTACGACCCGAACTCGCGGAAGTTCTACGACCGTAAACGCGCCGAGGGGAAGAAACACGTCCAGGCCGTGCTCGCCCTCGCCCGCCGACGCGTCAACGTCATCTGGGCCCTGATCCGTGACCGACGGTGCTACGAAGTGACACCGCCGGTCACGACGGACGCTTGA
- a CDS encoding FAD-dependent oxidoreductase, whose amino-acid sequence MTASPSEPQTYDLAVVGAGSAGLSGAVTASELGLSVALLDTSTQTGGQYYRHPAPALGAVRPEALHHDWSAFTDLRRRLAASGAAHLAGHHVWSTVREGDGTWTVHAVTGADGDGERPVRVRARALLLATGAYERQLPFPGWTLPGVVGAGGAQAMLKSGLVLPGRRIVVAGSGPLLLAVATSLAAAGAQVPAVVEAAGYLRYARSPRALLANPGKAAEALLHGTGLLRHRVPVRLRSAVTEVHGTDRVEGVTVSRLDADWRPVAGTGRRIACDALAVGHGLVPQIELATTVGCATRPLPDGTLGLVLDDLQETSEPGLWAAGETGGVGGAELARTEGELAARAVAARLLGRRAGAGRVAELRRRRNRMRAFADVMAAAHAPGPGWQGWLTDETDVCRCEEVSAGRVREAVTELGARDARTVKLLTRAGMGWCQGRMCGTAVACLAARDGAAEPPAERRPFAVPVRLSVLADLDEDPEPDAS is encoded by the coding sequence ATGACCGCCTCACCGTCTGAGCCGCAGACATACGACCTGGCGGTCGTGGGAGCCGGCTCCGCGGGACTCTCCGGCGCCGTCACCGCCTCCGAACTCGGCCTCTCCGTCGCCCTCCTCGACACCTCCACCCAGACCGGCGGGCAGTACTACCGGCACCCCGCGCCCGCGCTCGGCGCCGTACGGCCCGAGGCGCTGCACCACGACTGGTCCGCCTTCACCGACCTCCGCCGACGCCTCGCGGCAAGCGGCGCCGCCCACCTCGCCGGACACCACGTGTGGTCCACCGTGCGGGAGGGCGACGGGACCTGGACCGTCCACGCGGTCACCGGAGCCGACGGCGACGGGGAACGGCCGGTACGCGTCCGCGCCCGGGCGCTGCTGCTCGCCACCGGCGCGTACGAACGCCAACTCCCCTTCCCCGGCTGGACCCTGCCCGGCGTCGTCGGCGCCGGAGGAGCCCAGGCCATGCTCAAGTCCGGCCTCGTACTGCCCGGCCGCCGCATCGTCGTGGCCGGCAGCGGCCCCCTGCTGCTCGCCGTCGCCACGTCCCTCGCCGCCGCCGGCGCGCAGGTACCGGCCGTGGTCGAGGCCGCCGGATATCTCCGGTACGCCCGCAGCCCCCGCGCGCTCCTGGCCAACCCGGGAAAGGCGGCCGAGGCCCTGCTGCACGGAACCGGACTGCTCCGGCACCGGGTCCCCGTCCGGCTGCGCAGCGCCGTCACCGAAGTGCACGGCACCGACCGGGTCGAGGGTGTCACCGTCAGCCGCCTGGACGCCGACTGGCGCCCCGTAGCGGGGACGGGCCGTCGGATCGCCTGCGACGCCCTGGCCGTCGGCCACGGCCTGGTCCCGCAGATCGAACTGGCCACGACCGTGGGCTGCGCCACCCGGCCCCTCCCCGACGGCACCCTCGGCCTCGTCCTGGACGACCTCCAGGAGACCTCGGAGCCCGGCCTGTGGGCAGCGGGCGAGACCGGAGGCGTGGGAGGCGCGGAACTCGCCAGGACCGAGGGTGAGTTGGCGGCCCGGGCCGTCGCCGCGCGACTCCTCGGCCGCCGCGCCGGCGCGGGCCGGGTCGCCGAGCTCCGGCGCCGGCGGAACCGGATGCGCGCCTTCGCCGACGTCATGGCCGCCGCTCACGCACCGGGCCCCGGATGGCAGGGCTGGCTCACCGACGAGACGGACGTGTGCCGCTGCGAGGAGGTCAGTGCCGGCCGCGTCCGCGAGGCCGTCACCGAGCTCGGCGCACGGGACGCGCGCACCGTCAAACTCCTCACCCGGGCCGGCATGGGCTGGTGCCAGGGGCGGATGTGCGGGACGGCCGTCGCCTGCCTCGCCGCGCGCGACGGTGCCGCCGAACCGCCCGCGGAGCGACGCCCGTTCGCCGTCCCGGTCCGGCTCTCGGTGCTCGCCGACCTGGACGAGGACCCGGAACCCGACGCTTCCTAG
- a CDS encoding alpha/beta hydrolase: MDPELEAFIPFFPRNDLSDPVASRLHFACLAAAVPAPDTAEMEVEDRVVPADPDVVVRIYRPREAQGAVVWLHGGGFVMGDVDTEHPWATRIAESSGAVVISVGYRLAPEHPFPAALDDAYAVLNWTSEHAAELGVAPARIAVGGHSAGGGLAAAVALRARDEQGPPIRFQLLNQAGLDDRLDTWSARNFTDTPWFHRGKAIAGWRHYLGSRPATPYAAPARAADLSGLPPAYIASAEFCPNRDEDLAYALRLLQAGVSVEIHQWPGTFHGSQAILSAEVSQRQNAELGAVLRRALAS, from the coding sequence ATGGATCCCGAACTCGAAGCGTTCATCCCCTTCTTCCCGCGCAACGACCTGTCCGACCCCGTCGCGTCCCGCCTGCACTTCGCCTGCCTGGCGGCCGCCGTGCCCGCGCCGGACACGGCGGAGATGGAGGTCGAGGACCGTGTCGTGCCCGCCGATCCGGACGTGGTGGTGCGGATCTACCGGCCGCGCGAGGCACAGGGCGCCGTGGTCTGGCTGCACGGTGGCGGATTCGTCATGGGCGACGTGGACACCGAGCACCCGTGGGCGACCCGCATCGCGGAGAGTTCCGGCGCGGTGGTGATCTCGGTCGGCTACCGGCTGGCACCCGAGCACCCCTTCCCGGCCGCCCTGGACGACGCCTACGCCGTACTGAACTGGACCTCCGAGCACGCCGCCGAACTCGGCGTCGCCCCGGCGCGGATCGCGGTCGGCGGCCACAGCGCGGGCGGCGGGCTCGCGGCCGCGGTGGCGCTGCGGGCACGTGACGAGCAGGGGCCGCCGATCCGTTTCCAGCTGCTCAACCAGGCGGGGCTCGACGACCGGCTCGACACGTGGTCGGCACGGAACTTCACGGACACGCCGTGGTTCCACCGGGGCAAGGCGATCGCCGGGTGGCGCCACTACCTGGGCTCCCGGCCGGCCACGCCGTACGCCGCCCCCGCTCGGGCCGCCGATCTGTCCGGTCTCCCGCCGGCCTACATCGCCTCGGCCGAGTTCTGCCCGAACCGCGACGAGGACCTCGCCTACGCCCTCCGGCTGCTCCAGGCGGGTGTCTCCGTCGAGATCCACCAGTGGCCCGGCACGTTCCACGGCTCGCAGGCGATCCTCTCCGCCGAGGTCTCGCAGCGGCAGAACGCCGAACTCGGCGCCGTGCTGCGCCGTGCCCTCGCTTCCTAA
- a CDS encoding alpha/beta fold hydrolase, giving the protein MNPAYATTDHTFTVPLDHRAPDGPTLQVFAREVTDPARASEELPWLLYLQGGPGGRSPRPSTGSPGWLPHALKTHRVLLLDQRGTGRSSPVTARSAARFASAERLADHLAHFRADSIVADAELIRRALCGDTPWETLGQSYGGFLTLTYLSQAPAGLRACYVTGGLPGLTAAADDVYARTYPRVRDRVLDFYRRYPQDAPRLRKIADLLGAEDVRLPDGDRLTPRRLRTLGLALGMGDGFERLHWLLDEALDPDGELTDTFLHQVMTLTGFADNPLFAVLQESLYGQGDGPTAWAAARALADFPEFADDADPLLLTGEMMYPWMVREIRGLRPFADAADLLAARTDWPPLYDPRRLAANEVPLAAVVYHDDMYVDAGLSLRTAREVGATRVWVTNEWEHDGLSASGGRVLARLMDMAAGRA; this is encoded by the coding sequence ATGAATCCCGCGTACGCGACCACCGACCACACCTTCACCGTCCCCCTGGACCACCGGGCCCCCGACGGCCCCACCCTCCAGGTCTTCGCCCGCGAGGTCACCGACCCCGCCCGCGCGAGCGAGGAACTGCCCTGGCTGCTCTACCTCCAGGGCGGACCCGGCGGTAGATCGCCCCGTCCGTCCACCGGTTCACCCGGCTGGCTGCCCCACGCCCTGAAGACCCACCGGGTGCTGCTCCTCGACCAGCGAGGCACCGGCCGCTCCAGCCCGGTCACCGCGCGCTCCGCCGCCCGCTTCGCGTCCGCGGAGCGCCTCGCCGACCACCTGGCGCACTTCCGCGCCGACTCGATCGTGGCCGACGCGGAGCTGATACGCCGCGCACTCTGCGGCGACACCCCCTGGGAGACCCTCGGGCAGAGCTACGGCGGTTTCCTCACCCTCACCTACCTCTCCCAGGCCCCTGCCGGATTGCGCGCCTGCTATGTCACGGGAGGACTGCCCGGTCTCACCGCCGCCGCCGACGACGTGTACGCCCGCACCTACCCCCGGGTCCGCGACCGGGTCCTCGACTTCTACCGGCGGTACCCGCAGGACGCTCCCCGGCTGCGGAAGATCGCCGACCTCCTCGGAGCCGAGGACGTCCGCCTGCCGGACGGGGACCGGCTCACCCCGCGCCGGCTGCGCACGCTGGGACTCGCCCTCGGCATGGGGGACGGCTTCGAACGCCTCCACTGGCTGCTCGACGAAGCCCTCGATCCCGACGGCGAGTTGACCGACACCTTCCTGCACCAGGTGATGACCCTGACCGGCTTCGCCGACAACCCGCTCTTCGCCGTCCTGCAGGAGAGCCTGTACGGGCAGGGCGACGGCCCCACCGCATGGGCGGCCGCCCGCGCCCTCGCGGACTTTCCCGAGTTCGCCGACGACGCCGACCCGCTCCTGCTCACCGGGGAGATGATGTACCCCTGGATGGTCCGCGAGATCCGCGGCCTGCGCCCGTTCGCGGACGCCGCCGACCTCCTCGCCGCGCGCACCGACTGGCCGCCCCTGTACGACCCGCGCCGCCTCGCGGCCAACGAGGTGCCGCTCGCCGCGGTCGTCTACCACGACGACATGTACGTCGACGCGGGCCTCTCCCTGCGCACGGCCCGTGAGGTCGGCGCCACGCGCGTCTGGGTCACCAACGAGTGGGAGCACGACGGCCTCTCGGCCTCGGGCGGCCGCGTCCTCGCCCGTCTGATGGACATGGCGGCGGGCCGGGCCTGA
- a CDS encoding aldehyde dehydrogenase, protein MTDALPTLVSRNPADPADVLLQMAAPGAFAAVDTVERARAAQPGWLLAGAAARSVALGAIATAVEAAAGELAELAVREVGKPLSEARAEVARTAAIWRYYAQAPYEPTGAVHETAAGAGLLLTRRRPHGVAGLITPWNFPFAIPTWKAAPALAAGNTVVLKPAPEATACAQRLAEIVRKAVPEAVFTVLPGGATEGNALVSAADVVSFTGSTPVGQAVARAATARGIPAQAEMGGLNAALVLPDADIEQAAGHIAASIAGYAGQKCTATSRVIAVGAALDPLREALSEALKALPVGDPADPATVCGPLIQEGARDRMVEACRGLSTLAGGTALDRPGWYAAPTLVEKVSPGHKLLREEVFGPVAALLAADDLAHAIRIANSVPYGLVTSVHTADLNTALHGLDLLDTGMIRINAPSTGVDFHLPFGGSKASSHGPREQGRAGLEFYTSGRTYTLAPAGPAA, encoded by the coding sequence GTGACCGACGCACTTCCCACCCTCGTCTCCCGCAACCCGGCCGACCCCGCCGACGTACTCCTGCAGATGGCCGCGCCCGGTGCCTTCGCCGCCGTCGACACCGTCGAGCGGGCCCGTGCCGCGCAGCCCGGCTGGCTGCTCGCCGGAGCCGCCGCGCGGTCCGTCGCCCTGGGCGCGATCGCCACCGCCGTCGAGGCCGCGGCCGGCGAACTCGCCGAGCTCGCCGTGCGCGAGGTCGGCAAACCGCTCTCCGAAGCCAGAGCCGAGGTGGCCAGGACCGCCGCGATCTGGCGCTACTACGCCCAGGCCCCGTACGAACCCACCGGCGCCGTCCACGAGACGGCGGCGGGGGCCGGACTGCTCCTGACCCGGCGCCGCCCGCACGGCGTGGCCGGGCTCATCACCCCCTGGAACTTCCCCTTCGCCATCCCCACCTGGAAGGCCGCCCCCGCGCTCGCGGCCGGGAACACGGTCGTCCTCAAGCCCGCGCCCGAGGCCACCGCGTGCGCCCAGCGCCTCGCCGAGATCGTCCGGAAGGCCGTCCCGGAAGCGGTGTTCACCGTCCTCCCCGGCGGCGCCACCGAGGGCAACGCGCTCGTCTCGGCCGCGGACGTCGTCTCCTTCACCGGCTCCACCCCCGTCGGCCAGGCCGTCGCCCGGGCCGCGACCGCCCGGGGCATCCCGGCGCAGGCCGAGATGGGCGGACTGAACGCGGCGCTCGTCCTGCCCGACGCGGACATCGAACAGGCGGCCGGCCACATCGCCGCCTCCATCGCCGGATACGCGGGCCAGAAGTGCACCGCCACCAGCCGCGTCATCGCGGTCGGTGCCGCTCTCGACCCGCTGCGCGAGGCACTCTCCGAGGCGCTGAAGGCCCTCCCCGTCGGCGACCCCGCCGACCCGGCCACCGTGTGCGGGCCGCTCATCCAGGAAGGCGCCCGCGACCGGATGGTCGAGGCCTGCCGCGGGCTGAGCACGCTCGCCGGCGGCACCGCGCTCGACAGGCCCGGCTGGTACGCGGCACCGACCCTCGTCGAGAAGGTCTCGCCCGGACACAAGCTGCTGCGCGAGGAGGTGTTCGGGCCCGTCGCGGCCCTGCTCGCCGCCGACGACCTCGCCCACGCGATCCGGATCGCCAACTCCGTTCCGTACGGCCTGGTGACCTCGGTCCACACCGCCGACCTGAACACGGCCCTGCACGGCCTCGACCTGCTCGACACCGGCATGATCCGGATCAACGCCCCCTCCACCGGCGTCGACTTCCATCTGCCGTTCGGCGGCTCCAAGGCCTCCAGCCACGGGCCGCGCGAGCAGGGCAGAGCGGGCCTGGAGTTCTACACGTCCGGCCGGACGTACACCCTGGCGCCGGCGGGGCCGGCGGCCTGA
- a CDS encoding (2Fe-2S)-binding protein, translating into MARTPADLVGAQPDPPFEITFDGRRVTALPGQTVAAALWGAGILAWRTTRDGGRPRGAFCGIGQCYDCLATVNGEPNRRACLVPARPGDAITTQEGHGHDRLTV; encoded by the coding sequence GTGGCCCGCACCCCCGCCGACCTCGTCGGCGCACAGCCCGATCCGCCGTTCGAGATCACCTTCGACGGCCGTCGCGTCACCGCCCTGCCGGGCCAGACCGTCGCCGCCGCCCTCTGGGGCGCCGGCATCCTGGCCTGGCGCACCACCCGGGACGGCGGCCGGCCGCGCGGCGCCTTCTGCGGCATCGGCCAGTGCTACGACTGCCTCGCCACCGTCAACGGCGAACCCAACCGGCGCGCCTGCCTGGTCCCGGCCCGCCCCGGCGACGCGATCACCACCCAGGAGGGACACGGCCATGACCGCCTCACCGTCTGA
- a CDS encoding dihydrodipicolinate synthase family protein produces MTATTWNTDRPWRGIMVATTLPFREDLSVDHDAYAEHVAWLIANGCDGVVPNGSLGEYQTLTDAERAQVVRTAVEAAGDGARVMPGVAAYGSAESRRWAEQAAEAGCGSVLLLPPNTYRADAAAVRAHYTEVAGVGIPVVAYNNPFDTKVDLTPDLLARLHGDGSIVAVKEFSGDVRRAYEIAELAPELDLLIGADDVLLELAVAGAVGWIAGYPNAFPASCATLYHAAVAGDLATALPLYKSLHSLLRWDSKTEFVQSIKLSMDIAGRPGGPTRPPRHPLTGAIEAAVRTATEKAVAEGHH; encoded by the coding sequence ATGACCGCCACCACCTGGAACACCGACCGCCCCTGGCGCGGCATCATGGTCGCCACCACCCTCCCCTTCCGCGAGGACCTCTCCGTCGACCACGACGCCTACGCCGAGCACGTCGCCTGGCTGATCGCCAACGGCTGCGACGGCGTCGTCCCGAACGGCTCCCTCGGCGAGTACCAGACCCTCACCGACGCCGAGCGCGCCCAGGTCGTCCGTACCGCCGTCGAAGCGGCCGGCGACGGAGCCCGGGTCATGCCGGGCGTCGCCGCCTACGGCAGCGCCGAGTCCCGCCGCTGGGCCGAGCAGGCCGCGGAGGCCGGCTGCGGCTCGGTCCTCCTCCTGCCGCCCAACACCTACCGCGCCGACGCCGCCGCCGTACGTGCCCACTACACCGAGGTGGCCGGCGTGGGCATCCCGGTCGTCGCGTACAACAACCCCTTCGACACGAAGGTCGACCTCACCCCCGATCTGCTCGCGCGGCTCCACGGCGACGGCAGCATCGTCGCGGTGAAGGAGTTCAGCGGCGACGTCCGGCGGGCGTACGAGATCGCCGAACTCGCCCCGGAGCTGGATCTGCTGATCGGGGCGGACGACGTCCTCCTGGAGCTGGCCGTGGCGGGCGCCGTCGGGTGGATCGCCGGCTACCCCAACGCCTTCCCGGCCAGCTGCGCCACGCTCTACCACGCAGCCGTCGCGGGCGACCTGGCGACCGCGCTGCCGCTCTACAAGTCCCTGCACTCCTTGCTGCGCTGGGACTCGAAGACGGAGTTCGTCCAGTCCATCAAGCTGTCCATGGACATCGCCGGCCGCCCCGGCGGCCCCACCCGCCCGCCGCGCCACCCTCTGACGGGCGCCATCGAGGCCGCGGTGCGGACGGCGACCGAGAAGGCCGTCGCGGAGGGCCACCACTGA